Proteins from a genomic interval of Undibacterium parvum:
- a CDS encoding efflux RND transporter periplasmic adaptor subunit, with protein MKQIHPSASAILFVAITSAAVLSGCGPSKTVSPGSAQPIATVTVAAPEKSMVQETLDYTGRIEPSQRVEVRSRLSGYLQAIKFRDGQQVKAGDPLFVIDQRPFAIARDRAQANFAQAIVRQKLALKQLARITHLQQSGASSSDELDRIRSEFEGAQAAVLLSQAELRSADLELSFATIKSPISGTVSDHRVDIGNYVVGGTAQGGLLTTIVAQSPLRATVDLSEYDFARLRQQKQLPERIQIRLDGVTGTQVGTIDFIDNEISARSGTLRLRTSIANVDKTIKPGSFAHVRIPVGAPEEKLLVPDSAIQSDQTKKLVLVVDANGKVAPKRVELGGLYNGKRVVLSGLSADDKIIVSGAQRVRPGDSVKLSTPVTGA; from the coding sequence ATGAAACAAATCCATCCAAGCGCTTCTGCAATACTTTTCGTTGCAATCACTTCAGCCGCCGTCTTATCGGGCTGTGGCCCGTCAAAAACTGTTTCGCCGGGAAGTGCGCAGCCCATAGCAACCGTTACAGTAGCAGCACCCGAGAAATCGATGGTTCAGGAAACTCTGGATTACACCGGTCGAATTGAGCCCTCACAACGAGTGGAAGTGCGCTCACGCTTATCTGGCTACCTGCAAGCGATCAAATTTCGCGATGGACAACAGGTCAAGGCGGGTGACCCACTCTTTGTAATTGATCAGCGGCCCTTTGCGATCGCACGAGATCGTGCGCAGGCAAATTTTGCTCAAGCCATCGTGCGCCAGAAACTGGCTTTAAAACAGCTCGCTCGCATCACACATCTACAGCAATCAGGCGCATCAAGTAGCGATGAACTCGACCGCATCCGTAGTGAATTTGAAGGGGCGCAGGCAGCTGTGCTATTGAGTCAAGCGGAACTGCGCAGTGCAGATCTTGAACTGTCGTTTGCTACCATTAAGTCACCCATCTCCGGCACGGTATCTGACCATCGTGTAGACATCGGCAATTACGTTGTCGGCGGTACCGCGCAAGGTGGCTTGCTCACGACGATCGTAGCGCAAAGCCCATTGCGTGCCACGGTCGATCTATCTGAGTATGACTTCGCACGACTACGGCAACAAAAACAGCTACCTGAGCGCATACAAATACGACTAGATGGAGTCACTGGCACCCAAGTCGGCACAATTGATTTTATCGACAACGAAATCAGTGCGCGCTCAGGCACATTGCGACTTCGCACCAGCATTGCCAATGTCGACAAAACCATCAAGCCCGGCAGTTTCGCACACGTTCGCATTCCCGTTGGCGCACCAGAAGAAAAACTCCTTGTGCCAGATTCTGCTATACAAAGTGATCAAACCAAAAAACTCGTGCTAGTCGTTGATGCTAACGGTAAGGTCGCGCCCAAGCGAGTCGAATTGGGTGGTCTGTATAACGGAAAGCGCGTAGTGCTATCAGGATTGTCTGCTGATGACAAAATAATCGTATCTGGCGCCCAACGCGTACGTCCTGGAGATAGTGTAAAACTCTCCACGCCGGTCACTGGCGCTTAG
- a CDS encoding efflux RND transporter permease subunit, producing the protein MHFSHYFIKRPIFAIVLSILLTLIGAVAAFKLPISEFPEIVPPTVTVKASYPGASAQEIAETVAAPIEQELNGVDGMLYLSSQSVGDGKLVISVVFKPGTNIDDAQSLVQNRVAIADSRLPEEVRRQGIAVKKASPDQLMVVMFASPKGTHDQQYISNFVSAKVKDALSRLDGVGDIYTRGARDFSMRIWLDPARVANMGLTPSEVVAAIRRSNVQVAAGVLNQPPGGSDGAFQIQVQAQGRLRDVEEFKSIIVATQTDGAIVRLRDVARVEMGAQDYTESGFVDGQNAVALSISQKPGSNALATADRILAQLEKLKIDFPDDLTFNAHYNPTDFIRASIDKVRDTIFEAALLVCLTVLLFLGSWRAAVIPILAIPVSLIGTFAVMAGLGFSINTLSLFGLVLAIGIVVDDAIVVVENVERHIEEGLNPADAARRSMSEVGSALIAIALVLVAVFIPTAFIDGISGMFYRQFAVTIAASTVISAMVSLTLSPALAALLLKPKHSQHGDSIGERWMSVFNRGFGRLSDRYTQLIGFTLSRRWLMLPLYVGLVGLTVWRFVATPTGFVPQLDRGYAIVSIQLPPGSTLERTTQVTHEVTQRLLKQQGVAHTAAFAGTDGATFTAAPNAAVIFTIFKDFNERAGYHLDGPAMLAAMRKTLAPISNARVMVIPPPAVRGIGTGGGFKLQIRDINGQGPQALQAVARELVEHASKLPSVASAFTPFNAMTPQLKVDIDRTKSELLGVTPDRVNEMLQAYMGSVFVNDMNLMGRVWRVTAQADSSYRRNVDDLAALKTRSSNGAMVPLGSLASFQQTTAAYRVPRYNLFPTAELQGSSKPGFSTGETIAAMESMLAARLPAGFDYEWTELALQEKQAGSSTLIALTLAVVFVYLLLAALFESWLLPLSVVMIVPMCILAALTGVWLRGMDNNVLTQIGFVVLIGLAAKNAILIVEFARQAFNDGATAREAAIAAAHARLRPILMTSLAFLMGVLPLAYSTGPGAEMRQSVGTAVFTGMIGVTVFGLLFTPLFFALLARRKTKSVEKVTHEIGAKV; encoded by the coding sequence ATGCACTTTTCACACTACTTCATCAAACGCCCTATTTTCGCGATTGTTCTATCAATCCTTCTAACGTTAATCGGTGCCGTCGCTGCCTTTAAACTCCCTATTTCAGAATTTCCCGAAATCGTACCACCGACCGTCACAGTCAAGGCGAGTTACCCTGGCGCATCTGCGCAGGAGATTGCTGAAACGGTTGCCGCGCCGATTGAGCAAGAACTCAATGGCGTCGATGGTATGTTATATCTTTCATCCCAGTCAGTTGGCGACGGTAAGCTAGTTATCAGCGTCGTATTTAAACCCGGCACCAATATCGACGACGCGCAATCTTTAGTGCAGAACCGGGTCGCGATTGCGGATTCTCGGCTTCCTGAGGAAGTTCGACGTCAGGGTATCGCCGTCAAGAAAGCGTCGCCAGATCAATTGATGGTGGTGATGTTCGCTTCGCCCAAAGGTACCCACGATCAACAATACATCTCCAATTTCGTCAGTGCCAAAGTGAAGGACGCGTTGAGCCGCCTCGATGGTGTTGGCGATATTTACACCCGCGGCGCACGCGATTTTTCGATGCGTATCTGGCTCGATCCAGCACGTGTGGCTAATATGGGGCTGACACCATCAGAAGTGGTTGCCGCTATACGGCGCTCTAACGTGCAGGTAGCCGCCGGTGTACTAAACCAACCGCCGGGCGGTAGTGATGGCGCTTTTCAGATTCAAGTACAGGCACAAGGTCGGCTGCGTGATGTGGAGGAGTTCAAATCCATCATAGTCGCAACGCAAACTGACGGTGCCATCGTACGCTTGCGTGATGTCGCACGTGTCGAAATGGGTGCGCAAGATTATACGGAGAGTGGTTTTGTCGATGGACAGAATGCGGTTGCCTTAAGCATCAGCCAAAAACCAGGGTCGAATGCCTTAGCTACAGCAGATCGAATACTCGCACAACTGGAAAAACTTAAAATCGATTTCCCCGACGATTTGACCTTTAATGCACACTACAACCCGACCGATTTCATTCGAGCATCAATCGACAAAGTCAGGGATACGATTTTCGAAGCAGCCCTATTGGTTTGCTTGACTGTACTTCTGTTTCTGGGATCATGGCGTGCCGCAGTGATACCTATTTTAGCAATTCCTGTCTCGCTCATCGGCACCTTCGCAGTAATGGCCGGGTTAGGCTTTTCAATCAACACCTTGTCTTTGTTTGGCTTGGTGCTAGCAATAGGTATCGTAGTGGACGATGCTATCGTCGTGGTTGAAAACGTCGAACGCCATATTGAGGAAGGCCTGAATCCGGCAGATGCCGCGCGTCGTAGCATGAGTGAGGTCGGCTCTGCACTGATTGCCATTGCACTTGTCCTTGTTGCTGTATTCATTCCTACTGCATTTATAGATGGTATTTCCGGCATGTTCTATCGACAGTTCGCAGTCACGATTGCCGCATCTACAGTGATTTCAGCGATGGTGTCACTGACGCTCTCACCTGCTCTAGCAGCATTACTACTGAAGCCCAAACACAGCCAACACGGCGATAGCATTGGTGAGCGATGGATGTCAGTTTTTAACCGTGGTTTTGGGCGATTGTCTGATCGTTATACTCAACTGATCGGATTTACCTTGTCACGCCGCTGGTTAATGCTGCCGTTGTATGTTGGTCTGGTTGGACTCACAGTCTGGCGCTTTGTAGCCACGCCCACTGGCTTTGTTCCGCAGCTTGATCGTGGTTATGCAATTGTGTCGATTCAGCTACCTCCCGGCTCGACATTGGAACGCACGACTCAAGTGACCCACGAGGTAACCCAACGATTACTGAAGCAACAAGGTGTGGCGCACACAGCCGCCTTTGCCGGCACCGATGGCGCAACATTTACAGCTGCACCGAATGCTGCCGTCATTTTTACAATCTTCAAGGATTTTAACGAGCGTGCGGGATATCACCTTGATGGCCCCGCGATGTTAGCGGCCATGCGCAAGACGCTGGCACCAATCAGCAATGCACGTGTCATGGTGATTCCGCCACCGGCGGTACGAGGAATCGGGACCGGAGGTGGCTTCAAGTTACAGATCCGCGACATCAATGGTCAGGGTCCGCAGGCGTTACAGGCGGTTGCCCGCGAATTGGTTGAACACGCGTCTAAGCTACCCTCGGTTGCAAGCGCCTTTACCCCATTTAACGCAATGACGCCACAGCTCAAGGTCGACATCGACCGTACCAAGTCAGAGTTGTTGGGCGTTACCCCTGATCGTGTAAATGAAATGCTACAAGCCTATATGGGATCGGTGTTCGTTAACGACATGAATTTAATGGGGAGAGTCTGGCGTGTCACCGCGCAAGCTGATTCAAGCTATCGACGAAACGTTGACGATTTAGCCGCACTGAAGACGCGCAGCAGCAACGGAGCCATGGTTCCATTGGGTAGCTTGGCTAGCTTTCAACAAACAACCGCCGCCTACCGCGTGCCACGCTACAATTTATTTCCAACAGCAGAACTTCAAGGAAGTAGCAAGCCGGGCTTCTCAACCGGTGAAACAATCGCGGCCATGGAATCTATGTTGGCGGCACGTCTGCCTGCAGGATTCGACTATGAATGGACCGAGCTTGCGCTGCAAGAAAAGCAAGCCGGCAGCAGCACTTTGATTGCATTAACGCTTGCCGTGGTGTTCGTTTACCTGTTGCTGGCGGCGCTATTCGAAAGCTGGCTGTTACCCCTATCGGTGGTAATGATAGTGCCGATGTGCATTTTGGCAGCTCTTACCGGTGTGTGGTTGCGTGGAATGGACAACAACGTCCTGACTCAAATCGGCTTTGTCGTATTAATTGGGCTCGCCGCTAAGAACGCTATTTTGATTGTTGAGTTTGCACGTCAAGCGTTTAACGATGGAGCCACCGCTCGCGAAGCAGCAATCGCAGCGGCGCATGCAAGATTGAGGCCCATACTGATGACCTCACTCGCTTTCCTGATGGGTGTATTACCTCTAGCATACTCGACTGGACCAGGAGCAGAGATGCGCCAATCCGTCGGCACTGCAGTCTTTACCGGAATGATCGGCGTAACCGTTTTCGGACTGTTATTTACGCCCTTGTTCTTCGCTTTGTTGGCTCGCCGAAAAACTAAAAGTGTAGAAAAAGTAACGCACGAAATCGGAGCTAAAGTATGA
- a CDS encoding efflux transporter outer membrane subunit — MKNTMKFPLKTSLSVLLSTLFLGACSSVASYKAPLLDSNHVSTLPSAITSKSLQRGTPPALWWKQFGDVQLETLVELAWRNNYDLRTAVARLSGSREQLQVAQSALIPNASLDAGSNHTKLAAIESRSGSPTIVSPLQWQMSLAWELDLFGRVSHSIEAAQASVEERSALRDDVRRVILAHVVEAYLDLRGAQMLSASIQAQVDNQTSSLKLIRDRETFGSASSSERLRFEAQLRLLSSRLPSLIAQERSARNRLATLTGQRLDAPQLALLDQPITIKLPQTIITDEPAQLLLRRPDLKAAERALAVATAREGIAYAELFPRISLSALVGSSGVAGNWLTGDASRWRVGATSSWSLFDAGARRAQFRAAGAEVQAALANFDKVVAVALEETDTALSTWGQLRKRNDELHIALSLAQESVRLSRLRYDEGMESLLNTLESERIALATNEQFISAKRDFAISTARSYFALAGGFDVGNAVSK; from the coding sequence ATGAAAAACACGATGAAGTTTCCATTAAAAACGAGTTTATCTGTGTTGTTGTCAACGCTCTTTCTTGGCGCGTGTTCCAGCGTAGCCTCCTACAAGGCACCGCTTCTAGATAGCAATCATGTATCGACCTTGCCATCAGCGATCACGAGCAAGTCACTTCAACGCGGCACACCGCCTGCTTTATGGTGGAAGCAGTTTGGCGATGTCCAGCTAGAAACACTGGTTGAACTGGCATGGCGAAATAATTATGATTTACGTACAGCGGTAGCAAGACTTTCAGGTAGTCGTGAACAGTTGCAGGTCGCCCAGAGCGCACTCATACCCAACGCTAGTCTCGATGCTGGTTCAAACCATACAAAGCTCGCAGCAATCGAAAGCCGCAGCGGCTCCCCCACCATTGTCAGCCCCCTTCAATGGCAGATGTCGCTGGCTTGGGAGTTGGATCTTTTTGGGCGTGTTAGCCACAGTATCGAGGCTGCACAAGCCTCGGTTGAGGAACGTTCTGCCCTTCGTGACGATGTTCGGCGCGTGATTCTCGCGCACGTAGTTGAAGCCTATCTTGACTTACGTGGTGCTCAGATGCTAAGTGCATCCATCCAAGCGCAAGTTGACAACCAAACCAGTTCATTGAAGCTGATTCGTGACCGTGAAACTTTTGGTAGTGCGTCGTCATCGGAGCGTCTACGCTTTGAGGCACAGCTTCGACTGCTTAGCTCGCGCTTGCCTAGCTTGATCGCGCAAGAACGTTCAGCCCGAAACCGCCTGGCGACACTGACCGGGCAAAGGCTCGACGCACCACAATTGGCGTTACTGGATCAACCTATTACGATAAAACTGCCGCAGACAATCATAACGGACGAACCGGCGCAGCTTTTGCTCCGCCGCCCAGACCTGAAGGCAGCGGAACGAGCGCTGGCAGTGGCCACTGCAAGGGAAGGCATCGCTTACGCCGAGCTGTTTCCGAGAATTAGTCTGTCGGCCCTCGTCGGTAGTTCTGGCGTGGCAGGTAACTGGCTGACTGGCGACGCGAGTCGCTGGCGCGTGGGTGCAACGTCTTCATGGTCTTTGTTTGACGCCGGCGCACGCCGTGCTCAATTCCGTGCCGCTGGAGCGGAAGTTCAGGCCGCGTTAGCCAACTTCGACAAAGTTGTCGCCGTTGCTCTCGAGGAGACCGATACCGCCCTCTCAACCTGGGGGCAACTTCGCAAGCGTAATGATGAGTTACATATCGCCCTAAGTCTAGCCCAGGAGAGCGTTCGGTTATCGCGCTTGCGCTACGATGAAGGGATGGAAAGCCTTCTCAATACCCTAGAATCGGAACGAATCGCGCTGGCAACCAATGAGCAATTCATTAGCGCAAAACGCGACTTCGCTATAAGCACAGCACGCTCCTATTTCGCGCTTGCGGGTGGCTTTGATGTCGGCAATGCCGTTAGTAAATAG
- a CDS encoding siderophore-interacting protein, giving the protein MYTNTEKPTTNHIPITTIDAQNDIQQTIPVRPQLPAVVTAREQLSRARIRLTFSGDDVATFIRNKAAQAPGNWVKLFVPSSNGEIVGRAYTLRKFDLCMGTFEIDFFTHENGPASSWANSAQVGDTITFAGPRDGGFALNPISEWLVLIGDETCLSAIQVILSNLPSDLPGTVLIEVDDPDEHKPFFVGKNMKLQWIKRTHNPLKTDDALTKSLSNMEKLSGFGQAWVAGESSSVMVIRTFLQEKWKLDKESIRTKGYWKKGVTHFRS; this is encoded by the coding sequence ATGTATACAAACACAGAAAAACCAACAACAAATCACATTCCGATTACCACTATTGATGCGCAAAATGACATTCAGCAGACGATACCGGTTCGACCACAATTACCAGCTGTAGTGACTGCACGCGAACAACTCAGTAGGGCTCGGATTCGGCTCACCTTCAGTGGTGATGATGTGGCGACATTTATTCGTAATAAGGCAGCGCAAGCGCCCGGCAATTGGGTAAAGCTCTTCGTGCCGTCCTCAAATGGAGAGATTGTTGGCCGTGCCTACACGCTGCGTAAGTTTGATCTCTGCATGGGAACTTTCGAAATAGATTTTTTCACCCATGAAAACGGGCCTGCTTCGTCTTGGGCGAATTCGGCACAAGTCGGCGATACCATAACGTTTGCCGGCCCTCGTGATGGTGGATTTGCTCTTAATCCAATATCAGAATGGCTTGTTCTCATCGGAGACGAGACTTGTTTATCCGCGATACAAGTTATCTTGTCTAATCTACCATCCGACTTACCTGGTACTGTCTTGATTGAAGTCGATGATCCTGATGAACATAAGCCATTCTTTGTAGGGAAAAATATGAAACTACAATGGATCAAGCGTACTCATAACCCATTGAAAACCGATGATGCATTAACCAAGTCACTCAGTAATATGGAAAAGCTTTCAGGCTTCGGCCAAGCATGGGTGGCCGGTGAGTCCAGTAGCGTCATGGTGATACGTACGTTTCTACAAGAAAAATGGAAATTGGACAAAGAGTCGATTCGCACGAAGGGCTACTGGAAAAAGGGAGTGACACATTTTCGTTCATAG
- a CDS encoding glutathione S-transferase N-terminal domain-containing protein, with protein MINFSAFPITKKWPPTRPNDIQLYSLPTPNGVKISIMLEETGLAYESHLVDFSNNDQMSAEFLSLNPNNKIPALLDPNGPKHKPFPLFESGAILLYLADKTGRFLPLDPAERYETIQWLMFQIGGIGPMFGQLGFFHKFAGKEYEDKRPRDRYVTESKRLLNVLNNRLENRNWMMGDTYTIADIAIFPWVRNLVGPYGAADLVGIEDFPHVIRVLDSFTVRPAVIRGLEVPRRT; from the coding sequence ATGATTAATTTTTCTGCTTTTCCTATTACAAAAAAATGGCCCCCTACTCGGCCTAACGACATTCAACTTTACTCGCTGCCGACGCCTAATGGCGTCAAAATATCGATTATGTTAGAAGAAACTGGGTTGGCATATGAATCTCATCTGGTAGATTTCTCAAACAATGATCAAATGTCAGCTGAATTTTTGTCCTTAAACCCAAACAACAAAATTCCAGCGCTCCTCGACCCTAATGGCCCAAAACACAAACCCTTTCCTCTTTTCGAATCAGGAGCGATTTTGCTCTATTTGGCAGATAAGACAGGTCGTTTTTTACCGTTAGATCCCGCCGAAAGGTATGAGACGATTCAGTGGCTGATGTTCCAGATAGGAGGCATTGGTCCGATGTTTGGTCAACTGGGCTTTTTCCACAAATTTGCAGGCAAAGAATATGAAGACAAGCGACCGAGGGATCGTTACGTGACGGAGTCGAAACGCCTCCTGAATGTCTTAAATAACCGGTTGGAGAACCGCAATTGGATGATGGGAGATACTTACACGATTGCAGACATCGCTATCTTTCCGTGGGTGCGTAATTTAGTCGGCCCCTATGGAGCCGCCGATTTGGTGGGTATTGAGGACTTTCCACACGTTATTCGAGTATTAGATAGCTTCACAGTTCGACCAGCGGTTATAAGAGGCCTTGAAGTACCCAGACGCACCTGA
- the gorA gene encoding glutathione-disulfide reductase, with amino-acid sequence MGVEMFDLLVIGGGSGGVRAARMAAQKGARVALIEGGDLGGTCVNVGCIPKKLYSYAANYSESFDEAPGFGWSISEKPKLDWELLKANRSKEIFRLNAVYANLLRDAGVLMIAGWAKIVNSNTVQVNGVEYHAKTLLIATGGTPMVPEIAGAEHVITSNDMFDLATFPKRLLVVGGGYIACEFASIFNGLGAQVTQLYRGDQILRGFDDDVRQFLASEMRKSGVDLRINAYVAAISKSENGLIVSLKDGQTIQVDTVLYAIGRIPNIQGLGLKANDIAQSSDGAIKVNDQYQTSVPGIYALGDVTARIQLTPVALGEAMTLVDHLYGKKQMQMDYDFIPTAVFTHPNVATVGYSESDAQKTFGKIRVYRSEFKALKHTLSGSTERSMMKLIVDDVTDRVVGMHMVGADAGEVIQGFTVAMKAGATKAVFDSTIGIHPTAAEEFVTMRIVT; translated from the coding sequence ATGGGCGTTGAAATGTTTGATTTATTAGTAATCGGTGGTGGCAGTGGTGGTGTACGCGCTGCGCGTATGGCAGCACAGAAAGGTGCACGCGTCGCTTTAATTGAAGGTGGCGATTTAGGCGGCACTTGCGTCAATGTCGGCTGTATTCCCAAAAAACTCTATAGCTATGCAGCGAACTATTCAGAGTCTTTCGATGAGGCGCCTGGCTTTGGTTGGTCGATTTCTGAAAAGCCAAAATTAGACTGGGAACTGTTGAAAGCCAACCGAAGCAAAGAAATTTTTCGTCTCAATGCAGTATATGCAAATCTACTGCGCGATGCCGGGGTATTGATGATTGCCGGTTGGGCCAAGATAGTCAATAGCAATACGGTGCAAGTCAACGGCGTTGAGTATCATGCCAAAACATTGTTGATCGCCACTGGCGGTACCCCAATGGTACCGGAAATTGCAGGAGCAGAACATGTGATCACGTCCAACGACATGTTTGATCTTGCGACATTTCCTAAACGATTGTTGGTCGTGGGCGGTGGATATATCGCTTGCGAATTTGCGTCCATATTTAACGGGCTTGGTGCGCAAGTCACTCAACTTTATCGCGGCGACCAAATATTGCGCGGCTTTGACGATGATGTGCGTCAATTTCTTGCGTCAGAAATGCGTAAATCTGGCGTGGATTTACGCATCAATGCCTATGTCGCTGCGATTAGCAAATCGGAAAATGGACTGATCGTCAGTTTAAAAGACGGCCAGACAATACAAGTCGATACTGTCTTGTATGCCATTGGGCGCATACCGAATATTCAAGGTTTAGGGCTGAAAGCGAACGATATTGCGCAAAGTTCCGATGGTGCAATTAAAGTAAACGATCAATATCAAACATCCGTCCCCGGCATTTATGCGCTGGGAGATGTCACTGCTCGAATTCAGCTAACTCCAGTCGCATTAGGTGAAGCAATGACCCTAGTGGATCATCTGTACGGCAAAAAGCAAATGCAGATGGATTACGATTTCATCCCGACAGCTGTCTTCACTCATCCAAACGTTGCCACGGTCGGATATAGCGAATCTGATGCACAAAAAACATTCGGCAAAATACGCGTTTATCGCAGCGAATTTAAAGCACTTAAACACACCTTAAGCGGCAGCACAGAACGGTCAATGATGAAACTCATCGTCGATGATGTAACTGATCGCGTGGTCGGAATGCACATGGTGGGGGCTGATGCTGGCGAAGTCATCCAAGGATTTACCGTCGCCATGAAAGCAGGCGCTACCAAAGCCGTGTTTGACAGCACAATCGGCATTCATCCTACTGCGGCAGAAGAGTTTGTGACGATGAGAATCGTTACTTAA
- a CDS encoding LysR family transcriptional regulator: MISKTQYKLSAADLELVLALNRGGTLAAAGERLALDASTVFRSIQRIERGLGQQLFARSRNGYLALELAQVLTAHAEQLERELESARSAAQLVPDQVSGTVRLSTTDTILHGLVAGVLPSLRVAHPLLELEMHTGNELANLTRRDADIALRATKKPPQHLVGKRIGPIRIALFASAKSGIQNLDDVRAQNSAWIAPDDALPEHPSVLWRKKYFPKVQPQYRVSSILTVAEFVAQGVGVGIVPLFLGQHRSELRQITDALDENQTELWLLTHTESRHLRRVSTVFAHLANQLILN, from the coding sequence ATGATTTCGAAAACGCAATACAAACTAAGTGCGGCCGATCTTGAGTTGGTGTTGGCTTTGAATCGAGGTGGCACGCTCGCGGCGGCGGGGGAACGTCTGGCGCTGGATGCGTCGACTGTCTTTCGTTCAATACAGCGCATAGAGCGTGGCTTGGGGCAACAGCTCTTTGCCAGATCACGCAACGGCTATTTGGCGTTGGAGCTGGCGCAAGTGTTGACCGCTCATGCAGAGCAATTAGAGCGCGAGCTGGAATCAGCACGTTCTGCCGCCCAGCTTGTGCCCGATCAGGTCTCTGGCACCGTGCGCCTTTCCACGACCGACACCATTTTGCATGGTCTGGTCGCTGGCGTACTCCCATCCTTACGAGTGGCACACCCACTGCTTGAGCTTGAAATGCATACGGGAAATGAACTGGCCAATCTGACTCGCAGAGATGCAGATATCGCGTTGCGCGCCACGAAAAAGCCACCACAACATTTAGTCGGAAAGCGTATCGGCCCTATCCGAATTGCCTTGTTTGCGTCAGCAAAAAGTGGTATCCAAAATTTGGACGATGTCCGTGCACAGAATAGTGCATGGATAGCTCCTGATGATGCTCTGCCAGAGCACCCCTCGGTATTGTGGAGAAAAAAATACTTTCCGAAAGTGCAGCCGCAATATCGGGTCAGCAGTATCTTAACCGTCGCTGAATTTGTGGCGCAGGGCGTGGGTGTCGGTATTGTCCCGCTATTCTTAGGCCAGCATCGTAGTGAACTGCGACAAATTACCGATGCGCTCGACGAGAACCAAACTGAACTCTGGCTACTCACACACACGGAATCGAGACATCTCAGGCGCGTGTCTACCGTGTTCGCACATTTGGCTAACCAGCTTATCTTGAATTAG
- a CDS encoding DoxX family protein: MNNEMNKEMKNTSTQYGISLLRVSLGIMWLAHAGLKYFVFTLPGTAGYFESIGFAGFLAYPVFAAELFGGIALIFGLYARQISLALVPVMLTATWVHLPNGWGHTSPGGGWEYPLFLSIASISLWLIGDGSFAARRSQRFIFS; this comes from the coding sequence ATGAATAATGAAATGAACAAAGAAATGAAAAATACTTCGACCCAATACGGCATCAGCTTATTACGCGTTAGCCTGGGCATCATGTGGCTGGCGCATGCCGGTTTAAAGTATTTCGTTTTTACGTTGCCGGGCACTGCCGGGTATTTTGAAAGTATCGGTTTTGCCGGATTTTTGGCGTATCCGGTATTTGCTGCCGAACTTTTCGGTGGCATCGCCTTAATTTTTGGCCTCTACGCCAGGCAAATTTCATTGGCGCTAGTGCCTGTCATGTTGACCGCGACATGGGTACATCTGCCAAATGGTTGGGGCCACACTAGCCCAGGCGGTGGTTGGGAATACCCACTATTTCTCAGCATCGCCTCGATCTCACTTTGGTTGATTGGCGATGGCAGTTTTGCCGCCCGCCGCAGCCAACGCTTTATTTTTTCTTAA
- a CDS encoding glutathione S-transferase family protein has product MSTPSIPLPALTLLSHPLCPYVQRAAILLTEKGIPFERKDIDLANKPKWFLQLSPLGKTPVLMVGDEAIFESAVICEYLDETQSPRLHPEHPLQRARHRAWMEFGSTILNSIAGFYNALDEKTLALKVNEIAERFAQIELALGERGGYFSGDDFSIVDAVFGPLFRYFDTFELIDDFHFFEHTPKVRAWRQQLASRPSIQGAVSDDYQDLLKTFLVDRQSALSKRMETH; this is encoded by the coding sequence ATGTCGACCCCTAGCATACCTCTGCCCGCATTGACATTACTCAGCCATCCTTTGTGCCCATACGTACAACGTGCGGCAATTTTACTCACCGAAAAAGGAATTCCTTTCGAACGAAAAGACATCGATCTGGCGAACAAGCCAAAATGGTTTTTGCAGCTATCACCGCTAGGGAAAACGCCTGTCTTGATGGTGGGCGATGAGGCAATCTTTGAATCCGCTGTGATCTGTGAATACCTCGATGAAACGCAAAGCCCACGCCTGCATCCTGAGCATCCGCTGCAACGTGCTCGACACCGGGCATGGATGGAATTTGGCTCTACCATCTTGAACAGCATAGCGGGTTTCTACAATGCACTGGATGAGAAAACGCTCGCATTGAAGGTCAATGAAATAGCAGAAAGATTCGCTCAAATAGAATTGGCATTAGGCGAGCGAGGTGGATATTTTTCCGGAGACGATTTTTCGATCGTCGATGCAGTATTCGGGCCACTTTTTCGTTATTTCGACACGTTTGAGTTGATTGATGATTTCCACTTTTTCGAGCACACGCCAAAAGTGCGCGCCTGGCGCCAACAATTAGCATCGCGTCCGTCAATCCAAGGCGCTGTTAGTGACGACTATCAAGATCTATTAAAAACATTTTTAGTCGATCGGCAATCCGCCTTATCAAAACGAATGGAAACGCATTAG